Part of the Paenibacillus antri genome is shown below.
AACTACACGACCGCGCCCGAGCATACGAACAACGGTTATAACAATACGTTCGTCGGCACGAGCGTGCACCCGGACGCGAATTGGCCGGCCGCGGCGCGCGCGATTATCGCGGCTTCCGGCTTGGAGGCGGAATTCGCGGGTTTGGCGGCGGGCCGCGTCAGCCGATGGAAGACGGAGCCGGTCAATCTGAACGTCGGCGGCAGCGCCGCCGCGGTTCTCCATGCGCGGAACGGGAAGGATGAGCCGGTCGACGCGTCGCAAAGCGAAGTGTATTACTCGATAGCGGATCCGTCCGTAGCGACGGTGGACGCTTCGGGTGTCGTGACCGGCGTCGGGAAGGGCGCTACGACGCTGACGATGCGGATCGTGAGCGGCACCGTGCTTCGTACGGTGAAGACGGACGTCTTCGTCGGCGATACAATATCCAGCATTCGGTTGGTCGATCAGGTCGGGAAGGTCGCTTACGCGAAGGCCGGCACGTCGAAGGCGCTGGCAGTCGAGGGCGAAACCGAATTCGGCGGCCGCCTCGAGAACATCGAGGACCTGCGCATCGAATCGAGCGACCCCGCCGTCGCAGCGGTGTCGGAGGACGGCGTATTGACCGCCCGCGCGGTCGGATCGACCGTGCTCACGATGCGCGGGACGTACCTCGGAAATCCGGCGGAGAGCTCGATTCTCCTGAAGGTGTGGGACGAAACCTATCAAGGCGATTATACGCTTCGGAGCGAGATCGACCGCGCGGACGAATGGTACGTCAGTTCCGGCGGGAGCGGCTCCGTTACGGCGGGCGATCAGGACATTACGATCGCTACGCCGGGCGGACATGCGATTTACCAGGGACGGACGTTCCAGAACGAGCTGCTGGACTTCGACCTGACCGTGAACGGGTCCGGCAGCTGGTACGCGCTCATGTTCGGCAATCAAGACCGGGAGCGGGGCTATTCGAACGGAAGCTCCTATCTCGTGACGATCAGCGCCTCCGCATTCGAGCTGCAGCGGTTCAACGAAGGGCGGCGGACCGTCATCTACGGCAACATCGCCGGATACGAGAGCCTCGGCGGCGATGCGGCGCCGAACACGCTGCTGCCGATCGGCGAGACGAAGCGGGTGCAGCTCGGCTCGTTCGAGGAGGAGGGCGGCGTGCGCTTGATCCTGCGCGTGGACGGCGTCGAGGTGTTCAATTATTTGGATACGGGGACGGATGCTTTGAAGGGACCCGGTTATTTCGGGCTCGTGTCGCGCGTCGGGTCGCTTACGATCGGCAAGCGGGACGTCGGGCCTGCGACGGCGGCCGGATTGAAGGTGGACGGCGCGAAGGTTCAACACGTTGGGGAATCGCAGACGTTGGTCGCGAAGGCGCTGGGGGCGGACGGCGAGCCGGTTCCGACGCCGGCCGGCATCGCGTTCGGCAGCAGCGACGACTCGGTAGCGGTCGTCGACGCCTCTTCGGGCACGGTAACGGCGCTGCGGCCCGGCACGACCGTCATCACGGCGACGTACGGCTCCGCCGTCGGCGCGCTTACGCTGACGGTGCTGCCGGATCGCGCGCCGCCGGCATGGTCCGAGGGCGCGGCACTAACGGTCTCGGACGTGATGCCGACGGCGATGACGCTGCATTGGCCGGCGGCGATCGACGCCGCGGGCGTCGATCGTTACGAGCTGTCGATGGATGGGCGGATCGTCGCGATCGTTCCCGGAACCGTTCGGGAGCATCGCGTGACGGGACTATCGGCCAACCGAGTGTACGCGTTCGAGCTCGTCGCGGTCGACGCCGACGGCTCGCGCGGCGCGGCGCTGTTCGCGGAGCAGCTGTCGCTGCCGGTGCCGCCGAACGGCCCGGGCAACGGACGCGGTCCCGAGTTCGGTCAGGAACAGGGGAACGGGCCTCGCGGCGTCGACGACTGACATTTGTCATCAAACGGTAACATTGCCGTTACGGCGCTCTAATATTGGGCATGTATTATAAATGGCAAGACCCCCTTTTTGAAATATATCTTGGGACCTGACGCTTCGGCGGCCAGGTCCGCTTTTTTTTATGCGGGGAGCGGCATATCGGGACCGGGTTCCTCTTTTGCGAGTTCTTCTCCTCGGTTTCCTTTCGCTCAGCCGCCGCTCCTCTGCATAGGAAGAGCGTCAGCTGACGGCTTGGCGGGGGAAAGTGCGTAGGGAGTATGCAGAGAGTACCTAGCGGGTTATGCAAACCTTTCGGCCCGCCCGAATATATTGTATGTTTACTCTTAAGAAAGGGGAGGTAATTTATGGTTAAACAATTCATCATCGGCGATGCTGCGCATGAGCTGGCCGCTACGCGCCGCGTCCTGGAGCGCTTGCCCGAGGAGCATATGGCGTGGAAGCCGCACAAGAAGTCGATGACGCTCGGCGCGCTGTCCACGCACCTGATCAACCTGCTGAACTGGCAAATCGCGATATTGCAGTACTCGGAGTTCGATCTTTCGATCGTGCCGTCGCGGCGCGACGCTTTGGTAAAGCGCGCGGACATTCTGGAAGAGTTCGACGCGAACGTCGGCAAGCTGGAAAAGCTGCTCGCCGAATGCGACGAAAAAACGCTGGGCGAGGAATGGACGCTGCGCCGCGGCGACTACATCATCCTCCGCCAGCCGCGGGCGATCGCGCTTCGCACTTTCGGATTAAGCCACATGATCCATCACCGGGCGCAGCTCGGGGTTTATTTGCGCCAACTCGACATTCCGGTGCCGGGCCTGTACGGCCCCACGGCCGACGAGGAAGCTTGACGA
Proteins encoded:
- a CDS encoding DinB family protein, which translates into the protein MVKQFIIGDAAHELAATRRVLERLPEEHMAWKPHKKSMTLGALSTHLINLLNWQIAILQYSEFDLSIVPSRRDALVKRADILEEFDANVGKLEKLLAECDEKTLGEEWTLRRGDYIILRQPRAIALRTFGLSHMIHHRAQLGVYLRQLDIPVPGLYGPTADEEA